One Gossypium hirsutum isolate 1008001.06 chromosome A11, Gossypium_hirsutum_v2.1, whole genome shotgun sequence genomic window carries:
- the LOC107900264 gene encoding metal transporter Nramp3 yields MLPHSNMSREDNQVPLLSDQDVAYESGEKVHILGINEPDEEGSSVVPPFSWKKLWLFTGPGFLMSIAFLDPGNLEGDLQAGAIAGYSLLWLLMWATAMGLLVQLLSARLGVTTGRHLAELCREEYPTWVSMVLWVMAELALIGADIQEVIGSAIAIKILSNGILPLWAGVVVTASDCFILLFLENYGVRKLEAFFAVLIATMAVSFAWMFGETKPTGTELLLGVLIPKLSSKTIKQAVGVVGCIIMPHNVFLHSALVQSREIDYSKKGRVQEALNYYSIESTVALIISFIINLFVMSVFAKAFYGTEIASSIGLVNAGQYLQEKYGGGLFPILYIWSIGLLAAGQSSTITGTYAGQFIMGGFLNLRMKKWLRALITRSCAIIPTIVVALVFDTSDAALDVLNEWLNVLQSIQIPFALIPLLCLVSKEQIMGTFKIGPALKIVAWLVAALVIVINGYLLLDFFSSEVTGVIFTTVVCAFTGAYLAFIVYLVYWGFTLSARRQMLPAKLAQGME; encoded by the exons ATGCTGCCGCACTCGAACATGTCACGGGAAGACAACCAGGTTCCATTACTATCCGACCAGGATGTTGCGTACGAGTCCGGCGAAAAAGTTCACATCCTCGGAATCAATGAACCGGACGAGGAAGGGTCATCGGTTGTCCCACCTTTTTCCTGGAAAAAGCTATGGCTTTTCACTGGACCTGGTTTTTTAATGTCAATCGCGTTTCTGGATCCTGGGAATTTAGAAGGGGACCTTCAAGCCGGAGCAATAGCCGGTTACTCCTTGCTGTGGCTGTTGATGTGGGCCACGGCTATGGGGTTGCTGGTTCAACTTTTGTCGGCTCGGCTTGGTGTGACGACGGGGAGACACTTGGCTGAGCTGTGTAGAGAAGAGTATCCGACTTGGGTTAGCATGGTTCTGTGGGTAATGGCAGAGCTGGCTTTGATTGGAGCTGATATACAAGAAGTTATTGGAAGTGCCATTGCTATTAAGATTTTGAGTAACGGTATTTTGCCTTTGTGGGCTGGCGTTGTTGTTACAGCTTCTGATTG TTTTATCTTGTTGTTTCTTGAAAATTATGGGGTTAGGAAGCTGGAAGCATTTTTTGCAGTCCTTATTGCAACTATGGCAGTCTCATTTGCTTGGATGTTTGGTGAAACAAAACCCACTGGCACTGAACTTCTTCTTG GTGTTTTGATTCCGAAACTCAGCTCCAAAACCATCAAGCAGGCTGTGGGAGTCGTTGGCTGCATTATTATGCCTCACAACGTATTCTTGCACTCTGCTCTTGTGCAATCAAGAGAAATTGATTACAGCAAGAAGGGTCGGGTGCAAGAAGCTCTCAATTATTACTCAATAGAGTCCACTGTTGCACTTATAATTTCCTTTATAATCAATCTTTTCGTTATGAGTGTATTTGCCAAGGCATTCTATGGTACAGAAATAGCCAGTAGTATCGGCCTCGTGAATGCAGGGCAATATCTTCAAGAAAAATACGGAGGTGGATTATTCCCAATTTTATATATATGGAGTATTGGGTTGTTAGCAGCAGGACAAAGTAGCACTATCACCGGCACTTATGCTGGCCAGTTTATCATGGGAGGTTTCCTGAACCTGAGAATGAAAAAATGGCTAAGAGCATTAATCACAAGGAGTTGTGCAATTATTCCTACAATTGTAGTTGCTCTTGTTTTCGATACTTCTGACGCAGCACTAGATGTCTTAAATGAATGGCTTAATGTGCTTCAGTCAATTCAAATCCCTTTTGCTCTTATCCCACTACTTTGTCTGGTATCCAAGGAGCAAATCATGGGTACCTTCAAAATTGGCCCTGCACTCAAG ATAGTTGCATGGCTTGTGGCAGCGCTGGTGATAGTGATCAATGGGTACCTTTTACTTGACTTCTTCTCCTCCGAAGTCACTGGCGTAATCTTTACCACCGTTGTCTGTGCATTTACAGGAGCTTATCTTGCATTTATTGTTTACCTTGTTTATTGGGGATTTACTTTATCTGCTCGGCGCCAGATGTTACCTGCTAAACTGGCACAAGGCATGGAGTGA